TAAATGATAATACAATAAAATTTGATTTGGCTGGTGGACTTGATCCCAATCCAACTGCAATGAAAGAAAAAGAGTTACTTTCCCTTACCCAAAACGGTATAATTAACTATTTAGGTGTCTTGGATAATGTTAAAAAGGCTTATTCAGATTGTGATGTGTACGTCTTGCCATCATATCGTGAAGGTACACCTAGAACAGTTTTGGAAGCTATGGCAATCGGAAGAGCGATTATCACTACGGATGCGCCCGGATGCAAAGAGACGATCAATGTTAAGGGTTGTAGAATGATTGGCCAATTAAAGATTGGGAAAAATGGAATCATAATACCTGTAAAAAATGTTAACGCTCTGATTGAGGCAATAGTATTTTTATCAACTAATCCACAACTGGTAAAAGAAATGGGCCGTGAAAGCAGAAAGTATGCTGTTGAAAGATACGATGTTAAAAATGTTAATAGAGTAATATTAGAAAAAATGGGATTTTTGAATGAGTTGTAAAAAATTATTAAGACGTTTTGGTAGTGGCTTTGTTTATCCACCGTTTAGCGAAAAAATCACAATTTCATGAGCAAAAGAATATACCTTTCACCTCCCCACATGAGTGGCAAGGAACTCGAGTTTATAAACGAAGCATTTTCTTCAAACTGGATCGCTCCTGTTGGGCCTCATATCGATTTGTTTGAAAAAGAGATGTGTGACTATACCGGAGCAAACTATGCGGTTGCGCTCTCTTCAGGAACAGCAGCTCTTCATCTTGCGCTGCTTTTATCGGGCGTGAAAAAAGGTGATGAAGTTTTTTGCTCAACGTTTACCTTTGCTGGTTCAGCTTTTCCCATCAGCTATCTTGGTGCGCAACCAATTTTCATTGACAGTGAAACTGAATCGTGGAATATGGATCCCAAACTACTAAAAACAGCGATTGAAGAGAGAATAAAAAAAGGAAAAAAACCAGGGGCTGTTATCGTTGTTCATCTTTATGGACAGAGTGCTTCAATGAAAGAAATTAAATCAGTTTGTGAGCATTATAAAGTGTCTTTGATCGAAGATGCAGCGGAATCATTGGGTAGTTATTATGAAGACAACCATACTGCTACTATAGGAGACTTTGGGCTATTTTCATTTAACGGGAATAAAATTATAACTACCAGTGGTGGTGGAATGCTTATAGGGGCAAGCAAAGAAAAGATTGAAAAAGCCCGATACTTATCAACACAGGCTCGTGAGCCAAAACCCTACTATGAACATTGGGAAGTGGGATATAATTACCGAATGAGTAATATTTGTGCTGCAATTGGAAGAGGACAGCTTTCTGTAATAGAGAAAAGAGTTTCCCGAAAAAGAGAGATATTTAAGAAGTATAAAGAAACTTTGGCTGCTATTAAGGGGATTTCTTTTATGCCCGATCCTCAGTGGGGACGTTCCAATAAATGGTTAAGCTGTATTAGTATCGATCCTCAGCTTGCACGTTTTAGTTGTGAAACATTACGCCTGGCTCTTGAAAATGAAAACATCGAATCACGACCATTATGGAAACCGATGCACCTTCAA
The Chitinispirillales bacterium ANBcel5 genome window above contains:
- a CDS encoding aminotransferase class I/II-fold pyridoxal phosphate-dependent enzyme — translated: MSKRIYLSPPHMSGKELEFINEAFSSNWIAPVGPHIDLFEKEMCDYTGANYAVALSSGTAALHLALLLSGVKKGDEVFCSTFTFAGSAFPISYLGAQPIFIDSETESWNMDPKLLKTAIEERIKKGKKPGAVIVVHLYGQSASMKEIKSVCEHYKVSLIEDAAESLGSYYEDNHTATIGDFGLFSFNGNKIITTSGGGMLIGASKEKIEKARYLSTQAREPKPYYEHWEVGYNYRMSNICAAIGRGQLSVIEKRVSRKREIFKKYKETLAAIKGISFMPDPQWGRSNKWLSCISIDPQLARFSCETLRLALENENIESRPLWKPMHLQPVFKHAGCFISGVSESLFNSGLCLPSGTAINDEDLTRVIETIKEVSRSHNSSSLHN